Proteins from a genomic interval of Brucella intermedia LMG 3301:
- a CDS encoding epoxide hydrolase family protein gives MAKPVRVAETQLPADTSIRPFHFRASDEALADLRRRISATKWPSQELVGDDTQGGQLETMRKLAQYWSTDYDWRRVEARLESLPQFVTNIDGVDIHFIHVRSRHRNALPIIVTHGWPGSIVEQLKIIDPLTNPTAHGGTDADAFDIVIPSLPGYGFSGKPTELGWEPARIARAWTELMKRLGYTSYVAQGGDWGDAVTEQMAVQAPKGLLGIHTNMPGAVPDDIQKSLDANRPAPAGLSAEEKRAYGQLDFFYKHGLAYAQEMTARPQTLYGVEDSPIGLASWMLDHDAKSYQLIARVFDGQEEGLTRDDVLDNITLYWLTNTAVSSARLYWENKFAFFAPKGIKIPVAVSAFPDELYQAPESWAKQAFPSLIYYNRPAKGGHFAAWEQPQLFSEELRAAFKGLR, from the coding sequence ATTGCGAAGCCCGTGAGGGTAGCTGAAACCCAGCTTCCGGCAGACACCTCCATCAGGCCATTTCATTTTCGCGCGTCCGATGAGGCTCTGGCCGATCTGCGTCGCCGCATCTCCGCCACCAAATGGCCGAGTCAGGAGCTTGTTGGCGACGACACGCAGGGCGGGCAGCTGGAAACGATGCGCAAGCTCGCGCAATATTGGTCGACCGATTACGACTGGCGGCGCGTCGAGGCGAGGCTCGAAAGCCTTCCCCAGTTCGTGACCAATATCGACGGCGTGGATATTCACTTCATCCATGTACGCTCCCGGCACAGGAATGCTCTGCCGATCATCGTCACGCATGGCTGGCCGGGTTCCATAGTCGAGCAGCTCAAGATCATCGATCCACTGACGAACCCCACCGCGCACGGCGGCACCGATGCAGACGCCTTCGACATCGTCATCCCGTCACTGCCGGGCTACGGCTTCTCCGGCAAGCCTACCGAACTGGGATGGGAACCGGCACGCATCGCCCGCGCCTGGACGGAACTGATGAAACGGCTCGGCTACACCAGTTATGTCGCTCAGGGCGGCGATTGGGGGGACGCTGTAACCGAACAAATGGCCGTGCAGGCACCGAAGGGCCTGCTGGGGATACACACCAATATGCCCGGTGCCGTTCCGGACGATATCCAGAAGTCGCTGGATGCGAACCGGCCGGCACCCGCCGGACTATCCGCGGAGGAAAAGCGCGCCTATGGGCAGCTGGATTTCTTCTACAAACACGGCCTTGCCTACGCGCAGGAAATGACGGCCCGTCCCCAGACGCTCTATGGCGTGGAGGATTCCCCAATTGGCCTCGCCTCGTGGATGCTCGATCACGACGCAAAAAGCTACCAGCTGATCGCACGCGTATTTGACGGACAGGAAGAAGGCCTGACGCGCGATGATGTGCTCGACAACATTACGCTCTACTGGCTGACCAACACCGCTGTGTCTTCGGCACGGCTCTATTGGGAAAACAAGTTCGCTTTCTTTGCACCGAAGGGGATCAAGATCCCGGTCGCCGTCAGCGCCTTCCCGGACGAGCTTTATCAGGCACCGGAAAGCTGGGCAAAACAGGCCTTTCCAAGTCTGATCTATTACAATCGCCCGGCAAAGGGTGGCCATTTCGCGGCCTGGGAACAGCCGCAACTCTTTTCCGAGGAGCTCCGGGCAGCGTTCAAAGGTCTCCGGTGA
- a CDS encoding aspartate/glutamate racemase family protein has product MHIRLINPNSTDSMTAQALESALLVKHDRTLISSANPTDTPVSIEGYADEAMAIPGMLAEIRKGEALGVDAYVIACFDDPGLHAAREVAKGPVIGICQAAVQVAMTISRRFSVITTLPRSVAIIEDLVSEYGADRHCRKVRAIDLPVLALEDDSYKAEQLLLKEIERAKAEDGAEAIVLGCAGMSSLCERLKEASGIPVIDGVTAAVKMAEALVGARFATSKANSYDYPRVKNERGCRVSAQKG; this is encoded by the coding sequence ATGCATATTCGTCTCATCAATCCTAACTCCACAGATTCCATGACAGCGCAAGCGCTCGAAAGCGCCTTGCTGGTCAAGCATGATCGTACCCTTATTTCCTCCGCAAATCCGACGGATACACCGGTAAGTATCGAAGGTTATGCGGATGAGGCGATGGCCATACCCGGAATGCTGGCGGAAATCCGAAAGGGTGAAGCTCTGGGGGTGGACGCTTATGTTATAGCTTGCTTTGACGATCCCGGTTTGCATGCCGCGCGGGAAGTGGCGAAGGGGCCTGTCATCGGCATTTGTCAGGCTGCCGTTCAGGTGGCGATGACCATCAGCCGCCGTTTTTCCGTGATAACGACGCTTCCGCGGTCGGTGGCTATCATCGAGGATCTAGTGAGTGAATACGGCGCCGACCGTCACTGCCGGAAGGTGCGAGCAATCGATCTTCCGGTGCTGGCTCTGGAGGACGACTCGTATAAAGCTGAACAGTTGCTGCTGAAAGAAATTGAGCGCGCCAAGGCAGAGGACGGTGCAGAAGCGATCGTGCTGGGTTGCGCAGGAATGTCGTCATTGTGCGAACGCCTCAAGGAGGCGAGCGGTATACCTGTTATTGATGGCGTGACGGCTGCCGTCAAAATGGCCGAAGCGCTGGTGGGTGCCAGATTCGCAACCTCCAAGGCGAACAGCTACGACTATCCCCGTGTCAAAAACGAGCGCGGGTGCAGGGTTTCGGCTCAAAAGGGGTGA
- a CDS encoding alpha/beta fold hydrolase, with the protein MRKLIIAASIAAATLVSGNAIAQEDKPTVVLVHGAFADSSSWNGVVARLEKDGYPVIAIANPLRSLLTDADYVKRTLASLKTSVVLVGHSYGGAVISQAAAQSDNVKSLVFVAAFAPEKGENLTGLSVKFPGSTLGAALAVPVEIENGGKDLYIQQDKFHQQFAADVPEEEALLMAAAQRPLSEAGLTEQATEAAWKSRPSWFIYGDADKNIPPQAMGWMAERAASRKTVVINGGSHVVMVSHPDMVVDLIEEAAAAR; encoded by the coding sequence ATGCGTAAGCTGATCATCGCAGCTTCAATTGCAGCCGCCACACTCGTTTCGGGAAATGCTATCGCCCAGGAGGACAAACCTACTGTCGTGCTGGTGCATGGTGCGTTTGCGGACTCGTCAAGCTGGAACGGAGTTGTCGCCCGCCTTGAAAAGGACGGCTACCCGGTTATCGCCATCGCCAATCCGCTGCGCAGCCTCTTGACAGATGCGGACTATGTCAAGCGCACCCTTGCCAGTCTCAAGACGTCTGTTGTTCTGGTTGGCCATTCCTATGGCGGCGCAGTTATCAGTCAGGCTGCTGCGCAATCCGACAATGTGAAGTCGCTTGTATTTGTCGCCGCTTTTGCCCCTGAAAAGGGTGAAAATCTGACAGGTCTCTCGGTTAAGTTCCCCGGCAGCACGCTTGGAGCAGCCCTGGCGGTGCCGGTCGAGATCGAAAATGGCGGCAAGGATCTCTACATTCAACAGGATAAATTCCATCAGCAGTTCGCTGCCGATGTTCCGGAAGAAGAGGCCCTGCTCATGGCAGCTGCGCAACGACCGCTCAGCGAGGCAGGCTTGACGGAACAGGCCACGGAAGCCGCCTGGAAATCCAGGCCATCCTGGTTCATCTATGGGGATGCGGACAAGAACATTCCCCCGCAAGCAATGGGCTGGATGGCCGAGAGAGCCGCATCCCGCAAGACGGTCGTTATCAATGGCGGATCGCATGTCGTGATGGTTTCCCATCCCGACATGGTGGTGGACCTGATCGAAGAAGCGGCCGCTGCAAGGTGA
- a CDS encoding ATP-binding protein translates to MSAKAVMLGTLESDVATSIAVLDRLPANERANFTDWLSRGNYRFVLGEGLKGVPDNSPTGAEIAARVEEAAGHRVPLRVESIPGDVRRLQIHLTLSDGDPLTIDVTPRPIMPLAKWLPYVFALQMLLLLLCAFYAVRQTTRPLAYLAAAADTLDPNKAGPAISEAGPREVAHAARAFNAMRERIVHYLEERVQILAAISHDLQTPITRMRLRADMTDDSPEKDKLANDLAEIERLVQDGIAYARSSHSNGEKTSRIDLSSFIDSIAYDYQDTGKPVTVLGIVRGTASTKPHALRRILTNLIDNALKYGGEAELSVEWRDGGIVISVLDHGPGIPDDKLEAAMQPFFRLEQSRNRETGGTGLGLAIAQQLVATIGGSIALRNRPEGGLVAEVVLPSRT, encoded by the coding sequence ATGTCTGCGAAGGCAGTGATGCTCGGCACGCTCGAGAGCGATGTCGCCACTTCCATCGCCGTCCTCGATCGCCTTCCGGCAAACGAAAGGGCAAATTTTACCGACTGGCTGAGCCGGGGCAATTACAGATTTGTGTTGGGCGAAGGATTGAAAGGCGTCCCCGATAATTCGCCCACAGGAGCTGAAATCGCTGCACGTGTCGAGGAAGCGGCCGGGCATCGGGTTCCGTTACGGGTTGAATCTATCCCTGGTGATGTGAGGCGGCTTCAGATCCATCTGACACTCAGCGACGGAGACCCGCTCACCATAGACGTGACCCCCCGCCCGATCATGCCCTTAGCAAAATGGCTGCCCTACGTCTTCGCCTTGCAAATGCTCCTACTCCTTCTGTGTGCCTTTTACGCGGTCCGACAAACGACCCGGCCACTGGCCTACCTCGCCGCTGCCGCCGATACGCTTGATCCAAACAAGGCGGGGCCAGCGATTAGCGAAGCCGGCCCACGCGAGGTTGCCCATGCAGCGCGGGCCTTCAATGCTATGCGCGAGCGTATTGTCCACTATCTGGAGGAGCGGGTGCAAATCCTGGCGGCAATTTCTCACGACCTTCAAACGCCTATCACGCGGATGCGGCTGCGCGCCGATATGACGGATGATTCACCAGAGAAGGACAAGCTGGCCAATGACCTTGCTGAGATCGAAAGGCTGGTCCAGGATGGCATTGCCTATGCCCGCAGCTCGCATAGCAATGGTGAGAAGACTTCCCGTATCGACCTATCCTCTTTTATCGATAGCATTGCCTACGATTATCAGGACACCGGAAAGCCGGTTACCGTTCTGGGTATCGTTCGGGGAACAGCATCGACAAAACCGCATGCGCTGCGCCGCATCCTGACCAATCTGATCGACAACGCACTGAAATATGGAGGAGAGGCTGAATTGAGCGTCGAATGGAGAGATGGCGGGATTGTCATTTCGGTTCTCGACCACGGTCCGGGAATACCAGACGACAAGCTGGAAGCTGCCATGCAACCCTTCTTCCGGCTGGAGCAATCTCGCAACCGGGAAACCGGGGGCACGGGTCTTGGGCTCGCGATCGCTCAGCAACTTGTCGCCACGATCGGCGGTTCGATTGCGCTGCGCAACCGACCGGAGGGAGGACTGGTGGCGGAAGTAGTCCTGCCCTCCCGGACGTAA
- a CDS encoding acetamidase/formamidase family protein, which yields MTNNSTANARTAQRTVFVNELTNGLLDPAAPMLGPVADGGVIIANTSPGCWGPMITPEIRGGHEVTRPVAVEGAEVGDAIAIRIRSLVVTSAATASGNDKVMEGRFNGDPFCAAVCPGCGTQWPATRIEGIGQTAVRCETCGADAAPFTSTHGYTIAFDDERSVGLTLGRAEAEKMAADAARLMALPDASIQNPILTFAPADLVAVATRLRPFLGQLGTTPGKAMPDSHNAGDFGSFLLNAPHAYSLTEEELIANKTDGHLDVNTVREGAVLICPVKVPGGGIYLGDMHAFQGDGEIAGHTADVAGTATLEVHVIKGLRLDGPILFPVAEDLPYLARPLTSSEKHAVKALAARHGVTTVEEDAPVTFIGTGANLNLATENGLQRAAEVLEMSVPEVMNRATVAGAIEIGRNPGVVRVTLRAPLHLLEAKGLCAFPRSLYGL from the coding sequence TTGACAAACAATTCAACAGCAAACGCGCGAACAGCTCAACGCACCGTCTTTGTCAACGAACTGACAAATGGCTTGCTCGATCCTGCAGCGCCCATGCTCGGCCCGGTCGCGGACGGAGGCGTGATCATCGCCAACACATCGCCGGGTTGCTGGGGGCCAATGATCACGCCTGAAATCCGCGGTGGTCATGAAGTCACCAGACCTGTCGCCGTGGAGGGGGCTGAGGTCGGAGACGCGATAGCAATCAGAATCCGGTCCCTCGTCGTCACATCCGCCGCCACGGCATCCGGGAACGACAAGGTCATGGAGGGTCGTTTCAACGGCGATCCCTTCTGTGCTGCCGTGTGCCCTGGCTGTGGAACACAATGGCCAGCGACACGTATCGAAGGCATTGGTCAAACCGCTGTCCGCTGCGAGACATGTGGAGCCGACGCTGCGCCATTCACTTCCACCCATGGCTACACGATTGCGTTCGACGATGAGCGCAGCGTGGGTCTCACCCTTGGTCGCGCTGAAGCAGAGAAAATGGCTGCTGACGCTGCCCGGCTCATGGCCCTGCCGGATGCCTCGATCCAGAATCCCATCCTGACCTTCGCGCCAGCCGATCTCGTTGCCGTCGCGACGCGACTGCGGCCTTTTCTTGGCCAACTCGGAACGACGCCCGGCAAGGCTATGCCCGACTCGCACAATGCAGGCGATTTCGGGTCGTTTCTGCTCAACGCTCCCCACGCTTATTCATTGACCGAGGAAGAGCTGATCGCAAACAAGACCGACGGCCATCTCGACGTCAACACGGTTCGCGAAGGCGCCGTCCTCATCTGCCCAGTCAAAGTTCCCGGCGGCGGCATCTATCTGGGAGATATGCACGCATTCCAGGGTGACGGGGAAATCGCCGGTCATACCGCAGACGTGGCAGGCACGGCCACTCTGGAAGTTCACGTTATCAAGGGACTGAGGCTTGACGGCCCGATTCTTTTCCCGGTCGCCGAGGATCTGCCCTATCTTGCACGTCCGCTCACTTCGAGTGAAAAACATGCGGTCAAGGCTCTGGCCGCCAGACACGGGGTCACGACGGTGGAAGAGGATGCGCCGGTCACCTTTATCGGAACCGGAGCCAACCTCAATCTCGCGACGGAGAACGGTTTGCAGCGTGCTGCCGAGGTCCTCGAGATGAGCGTGCCGGAAGTCATGAATCGCGCGACAGTGGCCGGAGCAATCGAGATCGGCCGCAATCCGGGGGTCGTTCGTGTGACCTTACGGGCTCCCCTCCATCTACTCGAAGCAAAAGGTCTGTGCGCCTTCCCGCGCAGCCTTTACGGCCTCTAG
- a CDS encoding GntR family transcriptional regulator, translated as MAEWRGVSTQQIVEKVWLSIAERRLRPGVQLKEEKMAEIFDVSRARIRQALASLKREGLVDILPNRGAFVCKPTVGEARDVFFVRRTVERCVVERLCRSATQTDFGRLSDHVDKERIANAGNITTDIIKLSGGFHLLLAELASSDFLFTMMRDLVSRTSLITAVYRKADYFNCGPDEHAEIVDAILQKNVARAVRLMAHHLDHVERQLDLREVNDYSDDLSSVFA; from the coding sequence ATGGCTGAGTGGAGGGGGGTGTCGACGCAGCAGATTGTCGAGAAAGTCTGGTTGTCCATAGCGGAGCGGCGTCTTCGTCCCGGCGTGCAGCTCAAGGAAGAGAAGATGGCGGAGATTTTCGATGTCAGCCGCGCTCGTATCCGGCAAGCGCTTGCTTCACTCAAACGGGAGGGCCTTGTTGATATTCTGCCTAATCGCGGCGCGTTCGTCTGCAAGCCTACTGTCGGGGAAGCCCGGGATGTTTTCTTTGTAAGGCGCACGGTCGAACGTTGCGTCGTGGAGCGGCTGTGCCGGTCAGCAACGCAAACCGATTTCGGGCGCCTCAGCGATCACGTTGACAAGGAGCGGATCGCCAATGCGGGAAATATCACGACCGACATCATCAAGCTCTCCGGTGGCTTTCATCTTCTTCTGGCCGAACTGGCATCTTCGGATTTCCTGTTCACTATGATGCGTGACCTTGTGTCCCGCACATCGCTTATCACTGCGGTCTATCGCAAAGCTGATTATTTCAATTGCGGACCAGACGAACACGCCGAGATCGTTGATGCGATATTGCAGAAGAATGTGGCGAGAGCCGTTCGTCTGATGGCGCATCACCTCGATCATGTGGAACGCCAACTCGATCTTCGCGAAGTCAATGACTATTCGGATGATTTAAGTTCCGTCTTTGCCTAG
- a CDS encoding organic hydroperoxide resistance protein, whose translation MAQIDKVLYTGKTRTTGGRDGFARSDDAQLDVKLSPPGTPQPGTNPEQLFAAAWSACFIGAMGLAAGKRKLKLPAETTVDAEVDLGTTDGAYFLQARLTISLPGLDRELARELVTDAHQNCPYSKATRGNINVELKVA comes from the coding sequence ATGGCACAGATTGACAAGGTTCTCTACACCGGCAAGACCCGCACCACAGGTGGACGTGACGGTTTCGCACGCAGCGACGACGCCCAGCTCGACGTGAAGCTCTCGCCTCCCGGTACGCCACAGCCAGGCACCAATCCGGAGCAACTCTTTGCAGCTGCCTGGTCGGCTTGCTTCATCGGGGCGATGGGTCTGGCTGCCGGTAAGCGGAAACTGAAGCTGCCCGCTGAAACGACCGTTGATGCGGAAGTCGATCTCGGAACCACGGACGGGGCGTATTTCCTACAGGCCCGCCTGACCATCAGCCTGCCGGGTCTGGATCGGGAACTGGCTCGCGAACTCGTCACCGACGCCCACCAGAATTGCCCTTACTCCAAGGCAACTCGCGGCAATATCAATGTTGAACTGAAGGTCGCCTGA
- a CDS encoding flavin reductase family protein, producing the protein MEFDFEAIEPQSRYRLLTNFIGPRPIALVTTRSEAGHNNAAPMSFFNVFSHDPAIVVLGIQPRLTGEQKDTMVNIRRSGAFAISMVDMALSRQMLICGLGFDSEVDELDVAGLTPVECRKIDVAYPQEAPCVFECRVERLIDYPRRTLVLGEVVQMHVRRNCLDAEGHYVDPEFYQPIARLHADNYVTSDRQSVLKAPPIGDFKKPKQ; encoded by the coding sequence ATGGAATTTGATTTCGAAGCCATCGAACCGCAAAGCCGCTATAGGCTGCTGACGAATTTCATCGGCCCCCGTCCTATTGCGCTGGTGACGACCCGATCTGAGGCGGGACATAACAACGCTGCGCCGATGAGTTTTTTCAACGTGTTTTCACACGACCCGGCTATCGTTGTACTGGGTATTCAACCCCGTCTGACGGGCGAGCAGAAGGACACAATGGTCAACATACGTCGTTCCGGCGCGTTCGCCATCAGCATGGTCGACATGGCCCTTTCCCGGCAAATGTTGATTTGCGGACTTGGCTTCGACAGCGAGGTCGACGAACTTGACGTTGCAGGATTGACCCCCGTTGAGTGCCGCAAGATTGATGTCGCTTACCCTCAGGAGGCGCCATGCGTCTTTGAATGTCGGGTCGAACGCCTGATCGATTATCCGCGACGCACTCTGGTCCTGGGCGAGGTGGTGCAGATGCACGTCCGTCGCAATTGTCTTGATGCCGAGGGCCATTATGTGGACCCGGAGTTCTATCAACCCATAGCCCGGCTTCACGCGGACAACTATGTGACTTCAGATCGCCAGTCCGTTTTGAAAGCCCCGCCTATCGGCGATTTCAAGAAGCCGAAACAGTAG
- a CDS encoding cytochrome c biogenesis protein DipZ, translated as MTLLVIAYLGGALTILSPCILPILPFVFARAGHPFIRSTLPMLGGMAVTFALVATLAAVGGSWAIHANDYGRAAALLLLAVFGISLLSPRVASAITRPIVDFGNRILNASGKSGSAPTLASSLILGIATGLLWAPCAGPILGLVLTGAALQGANLQTTFLLAAYAAGAATSLAVALLVGGKVFAGMKRSLGVSEKIRQMLGLAVLAGVTVIALGLDTGLLARVSYAKTSAFEQVVLDRLISKSNAGRTSGFTSNGMATTAADTAGPFRSDLPVEGRAPSLDGAVEWLNSPPLTNEQLRGKVVLVDFWTYSCINCIRTLPYVRAWAEKYKDQGLVVIGVHAPEFAFEKKIDNVKKAVADFKIGYPVAIDNNYRIWRAFENSYWPAHYLIDAKGQIRHHHFGEGNYSGTEQAIQELLREAGSDRAATTAVKPTVKGAEASPDLKNIRSGETYLGYERATNFASRENLRADTGVAYSISRPGLNEWGLSGSWTVGAEQAKLDQKGGSIVYRFSARDLHLVLGPDASEKAVRFQVTIDGQAPGVDHGADTNADGNGVVTSTRLYQLVRQPGQVEPREFEIRFLDAGVEAYAFTFG; from the coding sequence ATGACGCTTCTTGTTATTGCCTATCTCGGAGGAGCGCTGACTATCCTCAGCCCCTGCATCCTCCCCATCCTTCCCTTCGTCTTTGCCCGAGCCGGGCACCCCTTCATTCGCAGCACCTTGCCGATGCTGGGAGGCATGGCCGTCACGTTTGCGCTTGTGGCGACACTTGCCGCAGTAGGGGGCAGCTGGGCGATCCACGCCAATGATTATGGTCGCGCCGCCGCACTGCTGCTCCTTGCCGTCTTTGGCATAAGCCTGCTTTCGCCGCGTGTTGCGAGCGCGATCACCCGGCCGATCGTCGATTTTGGCAACCGGATTCTGAATGCTTCCGGCAAGTCCGGTTCCGCACCGACCCTTGCAAGCTCGCTGATACTCGGGATTGCGACCGGCCTGCTTTGGGCGCCATGCGCTGGCCCGATACTCGGCCTTGTGCTGACGGGTGCTGCGTTACAGGGCGCCAACCTTCAGACCACTTTCCTGCTTGCTGCCTATGCAGCAGGAGCGGCGACCTCGCTTGCTGTTGCCTTGCTCGTTGGCGGAAAGGTCTTTGCGGGAATGAAGCGTTCGCTCGGCGTCAGTGAGAAGATCCGCCAGATGCTCGGCCTTGCGGTGCTGGCCGGCGTCACCGTCATCGCGCTGGGGCTCGATACCGGCCTTCTGGCGCGGGTCTCCTATGCTAAAACCAGCGCCTTCGAACAGGTCGTGCTCGACCGCCTGATTTCGAAATCAAACGCCGGTAGGACATCGGGTTTCACCAGCAATGGTATGGCGACAACTGCCGCAGATACCGCAGGACCGTTCCGCAGCGACCTGCCGGTCGAAGGTCGTGCTCCCTCTCTGGATGGTGCTGTCGAGTGGCTAAATTCACCCCCGCTCACGAATGAACAACTGCGCGGCAAGGTCGTACTGGTGGATTTCTGGACCTATTCCTGCATCAATTGCATCCGCACTCTGCCCTACGTTCGCGCCTGGGCGGAAAAATACAAGGATCAGGGACTGGTCGTAATCGGTGTGCACGCTCCGGAATTTGCGTTCGAAAAGAAGATCGATAATGTCAAAAAGGCTGTCGCTGACTTCAAGATCGGCTATCCGGTTGCAATCGACAACAATTACAGGATCTGGCGTGCCTTCGAAAACAGCTATTGGCCCGCTCACTATCTGATTGATGCCAAAGGCCAGATTCGCCATCATCATTTCGGAGAAGGCAATTATAGCGGAACCGAGCAGGCGATTCAGGAGCTGTTGCGCGAAGCTGGCAGCGACAGGGCGGCGACAACTGCAGTAAAACCGACCGTCAAAGGCGCGGAAGCCAGCCCCGACCTGAAGAACATCCGCTCTGGCGAAACCTATCTTGGTTACGAGCGCGCCACCAATTTTGCGTCGCGGGAAAACCTGCGTGCCGATACTGGAGTCGCCTATTCGATCTCCAGACCGGGCCTCAACGAATGGGGCCTGTCCGGGAGCTGGACCGTCGGTGCGGAGCAAGCGAAGCTGGACCAGAAGGGCGGCAGCATCGTCTACCGTTTCAGCGCCCGTGACCTGCATCTGGTCCTCGGTCCGGATGCTTCCGAAAAAGCAGTTCGTTTTCAGGTGACAATCGACGGCCAGGCGCCTGGAGTCGATCACGGCGCCGATACGAACGCAGACGGCAACGGTGTTGTGACGTCGACCAGGCTTTATCAGCTCGTCCGGCAACCCGGTCAGGTGGAGCCCCGCGAGTTCGAAATCCGTTTCCTCGATGCCGGTGTTGAAGCCTATGCCTTTACCTTTGGCTGA
- a CDS encoding response regulator, whose product MEHVDHILIVDDDREIRELVSSYLKKNGLRTSVAADGRQMRTFLEANAVDLIVLDVMMPGDDGLVLCRELRSGKHRSVPVLLLTARSDEMDRIIGLEMGADDYIVKPFAARELLARIKAVLRRTRMLPPNLQISEAGQVLRFGSWRLDTVGRHLIDEQGTEIALSGAEYRLLRVFIDHPQRVLNRDQLLNLTQGRDAELFDRSIDLLVSRLRQRLGDHARDATYIKTVRSEGYVFSVPIEISEPRP is encoded by the coding sequence ATGGAGCATGTCGATCACATTCTGATCGTTGACGATGATCGTGAAATTCGAGAACTGGTGTCGTCTTATCTGAAGAAGAACGGGCTGCGGACGTCGGTTGCCGCCGATGGCCGCCAAATGCGTACATTCCTTGAGGCGAATGCTGTCGACCTGATTGTTCTCGACGTAATGATGCCGGGCGATGACGGACTGGTGTTGTGCCGCGAACTGCGCTCCGGCAAACACAGAAGCGTCCCGGTTCTCCTGCTGACAGCGCGCAGCGACGAAATGGATCGGATCATCGGTCTCGAAATGGGTGCAGACGACTATATCGTGAAGCCTTTCGCGGCGCGTGAACTTCTCGCACGCATCAAGGCTGTGCTGCGGCGCACCCGCATGCTGCCGCCAAACCTACAGATCAGCGAGGCGGGACAAGTGCTGAGGTTCGGAAGCTGGCGGCTGGACACCGTCGGCCGTCATCTTATCGACGAGCAAGGCACGGAAATTGCGCTCAGCGGCGCGGAATATCGTCTGTTACGTGTCTTCATCGATCATCCCCAGCGCGTGCTCAACCGCGATCAGCTGCTGAACCTTACTCAGGGGCGCGATGCGGAACTGTTCGACCGATCAATTGATCTTCTGGTCAGCCGGCTGCGCCAGCGGCTGGGCGACCATGCACGTGACGCCACCTATATCAAAACAGTACGCAGTGAAGGCTACGTGTTTTCAGTCCCGATAGAGATATCGGAGCCACGGCCATGA
- a CDS encoding alpha/beta fold hydrolase translates to MSNEINHQRRRFFGIAAMTVAAVEFGITSLASARPAGASPQPVAGAGRHMSFKTLKQVKAGVLNIGYAEAGPKDGPAVLLVHGWPYDIYSYVDVAPLLASAGYRVIVPYLRGYGTTHFLSSETPRNGQQSSLAVDMIALMDALEIDKAIVAGYDWGARTVNIMAALWPERCQAMVSVSGYLIGSQEANMKPLPPKAELSWWYQFYFATERGRLGYQANTREFARLIWQTASPTWKFDDATFERSAAAFDNPDHVAITIHNYRWRLGLADGEKKFDPYEQKLANAPLISVPTITMEGDANGAPHPDPAAYARKFTGKYEHRTIGGGIGHNLPQEAPQAFAQAILDVAKF, encoded by the coding sequence ATGTCCAACGAAATCAATCATCAGCGCCGCCGTTTCTTCGGCATCGCCGCCATGACAGTCGCTGCTGTCGAATTCGGCATCACCTCGCTGGCCAGCGCGCGACCGGCCGGGGCCTCGCCGCAACCGGTCGCTGGGGCCGGCAGGCATATGTCCTTCAAAACGCTGAAGCAGGTCAAGGCGGGCGTCCTGAATATCGGCTACGCGGAAGCGGGGCCTAAGGACGGTCCGGCTGTTCTGCTAGTCCACGGCTGGCCTTACGACATTTACAGTTATGTGGATGTCGCGCCCTTATTGGCGTCTGCCGGTTATCGCGTAATCGTGCCTTACCTTCGCGGCTACGGAACCACGCATTTCCTGTCGAGCGAAACCCCACGCAACGGCCAGCAATCATCACTCGCCGTAGACATGATAGCACTGATGGATGCACTCGAGATCGACAAGGCGATTGTCGCTGGCTACGACTGGGGCGCGCGCACCGTCAACATCATGGCCGCGCTCTGGCCGGAACGGTGCCAGGCAATGGTGTCGGTGAGCGGCTATCTGATCGGCAGCCAGGAAGCAAACATGAAACCGCTGCCGCCGAAGGCAGAACTTTCCTGGTGGTACCAGTTTTACTTCGCGACCGAGCGTGGCCGTCTTGGTTATCAGGCGAATACGCGCGAGTTCGCCCGTTTGATCTGGCAAACCGCCTCTCCAACCTGGAAATTTGATGATGCGACATTCGAGCGATCGGCAGCCGCCTTCGACAATCCGGATCATGTGGCGATCACCATCCATAATTATCGCTGGCGGTTGGGCCTTGCCGATGGCGAGAAGAAATTTGACCCTTACGAACAAAAGCTCGCCAACGCGCCTCTCATCTCCGTGCCGACGATCACGATGGAGGGGGATGCCAACGGCGCGCCGCATCCTGATCCGGCAGCTTATGCCAGGAAGTTCACTGGAAAATATGAACATCGCACCATTGGCGGCGGAATAGGTCACAACCTGCCCCAGGAGGCGCCACAAGCATTTGCTCAGGCGATTTTGGACGTTGCCAAATTCTGA